Proteins from a genomic interval of Beijerinckia indica subsp. indica ATCC 9039:
- a CDS encoding CheR family methyltransferase has product MTSLAPASGSKTRDAGLVDGEFILTMDDFQRISHILHASTGIYLPDTKATLVYSRLAKRLRALGLTSFRDYCALVSHHDGLDERQHMLAALTTNVTRFFREPHHFDHLRTRVLPRLLENAQHGERVRLWSAACSNGQEPYSIALTILALLPEAPRFDIKILATDIDPTMLAEGRRGLYGEAALASVPKTLRHWFTPIHDEEGKTFAVAESMRALVSFRELNLIGDWPMKGVFQAIFCRNVVIYFEEATQNRIWDRFVPLLEPDGALYIGHSERLAGGAAQAFASDGITTYRRLREAHA; this is encoded by the coding sequence ATGACAAGTCTCGCACCAGCTTCGGGGAGCAAAACGAGGGACGCCGGTCTTGTCGATGGGGAATTCATTCTGACCATGGACGATTTTCAGCGGATCTCGCATATTTTGCATGCCAGCACCGGTATTTATCTGCCGGACACAAAGGCGACGCTGGTCTATTCCCGACTGGCGAAACGTTTACGTGCCCTCGGCCTGACAAGTTTTCGCGATTATTGTGCCTTGGTCAGTCATCATGATGGTCTCGACGAGCGACAGCATATGCTGGCCGCGCTGACGACCAATGTCACCCGTTTCTTTCGCGAGCCCCATCATTTCGATCATTTGCGGACACGCGTTCTGCCGCGCCTTCTTGAAAACGCTCAGCACGGCGAGAGGGTCAGGCTGTGGTCGGCGGCCTGTTCCAATGGTCAGGAGCCTTATTCCATCGCACTGACAATATTGGCTCTTTTACCGGAGGCACCGCGCTTCGACATCAAGATCCTGGCAACCGATATTGATCCGACCATGCTCGCGGAGGGGCGCCGGGGCCTTTATGGCGAAGCTGCGCTCGCCTCAGTGCCAAAGACTCTCCGCCATTGGTTTACGCCGATCCATGATGAGGAGGGCAAGACGTTCGCGGTCGCTGAATCCATGCGCGCCTTGGTCAGTTTCCGTGAGCTCAACCTGATTGGCGATTGGCCGATGAAAGGTGTGTTCCAGGCGATCTTCTGTCGCAACGTCGTCATTTATTTCGAGGAGGCGACGCAAAATCGGATCTGGGATCGTTTCGTGCCTTTGCTCGAACCGGATGGCGCTCTCTATATCGGTCATTCGGAACGGCTCGCGGGCGGCGCGGCTCAAGCCTTCGCAAGTGATGGCATTACCACCTATCGGCGGCTGCGGGAGGCCCATGCATGA